The Couchioplanes caeruleus nucleotide sequence CAGCCGTGCTTCTCGTCCTCGAGCGCCTCGACCAGCAGGTGCGCGTGCCGGGACATGATGGCTGCCACCTCGCCCAGGGTGGGCAACTCCTGCGACTCGACGCCGTTGAACGCCGCCTGCAGGTCCTTGAAGAGCCAGGGCCGGCCGAGGCAGCCGCGGCCCACGACCACGCCGTCGACGCCGGTGTGCGCGACCATGCGCAGCGCGTCCGAGGCCTCCCAGATGTCGCCGTTGCCGAGCACCGGGACGTCGAGGGCCTGCTTCAGCGTCGCGATCGCGTCCCAGTCGGCCGTTCCCGAGTAGCGCTGCTCGGCCGTACGCGCGTGCAGCGCCACCGCCGCGACGCCCGCCTCCTGCGCGATCAGGCCGGCCTCGACGTACGTCAGGTGGTCGTCGTCGATGCCCTTGCGCATCTTGACGGTGAGCGGGATGCCGGCCGGCGCGGCCGCCTCGACCGCCTGCTTGACGATCCGGCCGAAGAGCTTGCGCCGCCACGGCAGGGCGCTGCCGCCGCCGCGGCGGGTGACCTTGGGGACCGGGCAGCCGAAGTTGAGGTCGACGTGGTCGGCGAGGTTCTCCTCGGCGACCATCCGGACGGCCGCGGCGGTCACGTCCGGGTCGACGCCGTACAGCTGGAGGCTGCGGAAGTCCTCGTCCGGGCCGAACTGGATCATCTTGAGGGTCTTGGGGATGCGCTCGACGAGGGCCCGGGTGGTGATCATCTCGCAGACGTAGACGCCGCCGCCCTGTTCGCGGCAGAGCTTGCGGAAGGCCACGTTGGTGATGCCGGCCATCGGCGCGAGCACGACCGGCGGCCACACCTGGTGGCTGCCCAGCGTCAGGGGCTTGGCGGAGAGTGCGAGGGTCACGCCGTCGAGCATTACACACCGGGCTCTGGCACAGTCAGGCTGTGCAGACCGAGCAGAGCCCCCGCCACCTGGTCGCCGTCTTCGAGTCGCCGGTCGCCGAGGCGCTGCTGCGCCTGGGCCTGGACGTCGGTTTCCGCTGCACGCTGGTGGAGCCGGACCCGACCCGGCTGCAGGGCTCGCCGAAGCCGCACGGCGACACGTTCGTGGGTGACCTGTCCGCCGCGGGGGTGACGGAGCACACCGACATCGTGCTGACCGATCACGACCGGCCGGAGATCGGCCCGGTCCTCCAGGAGGCCCTGGCGAGCGGCGCCCGCTGGATCGGCATCGTCGGCAACCCGCACAAGGAGGGCCCGCACATAGCGGCGCTCCGGGAGCTGGGGGTGCCGGACGAGGAGATCGCCCGGGTGCACCGGCCCGTCGGGCTGAACATCGGCAGCCGGACCGCCGCGGAGATCGCGGTGGCGACGCTCGCCGGCCTGATCGCCGACCGCAACGACCGGCCGGGCGGCTTCGAGTTCTGACAGCGCGAAGCGCCGCCCGCAGCAGCGGACGGCGCTCCGGAGGAACAGCTCAGCAGCCCGGCAGGCGCTTGATGAGGTAGTCCTCGATCTGGGCCAGGCCGACCCGCTCCTGCTTCATCGTGTCGCGGTCCCGGACCGTCACCGCGTCGTCGGTGAGGGTGTCGAAGTCCACGGTCACGCAGAACGGGGTGCCGATCTCGTCCTGGCGGCGGTAGCGACGGCCGATGGCCTGCGAGTCGTCGAACTCGACCATCCAGCGCTTGCGCAGCGTGTCGGCGAGGCCGCGGGCCTTCGGGGACAGCTCCGGGTTGCGGGAGAGCGGGAGCACCGCGACCTTGATCGGCGCCAGGCGGGGGTCGAAGCGCATGACCGTCCGCTTGTCGACGCCGCCCTTGGTGTTGGGGGCCTCGTCCTCGTCGTAGGCCTCGAGCAGGAAGGCCAGCACCGCGCGGGTGAGGCCGGCGGCCGGCTCGATCACGTACGGCACCCAGCGCTCCTGCTTCTCCTGGTCGAAGAAGGACAGGTCGACGCCGGAGTGCTTGGAGTGCGTGCTCAGGTCGAAGTCGGTGCGGTTGGCGATGCCCTCGAGCTCGGCGAACTCGGTGCCGCCGAAGCGGAACCTGTACTCGATGTCGACCGTGCGCTTCGAGTAGTGCGAGAGCTTCTCCTTGGGGTGCTCGAAGAAGCGCAGGTTCTGCTCCGCCAGGCCGAGGTCGCGGTACCAGTTCCAGCGCTGCTCGAGCCAGTACTCGTGCCAGGTCTCGTCGGTGCCGGGCTCGACGAAGAACTCCATCTCCATCTGCTCGAACTCGCGCGTACGGAAGATGAAGTTGCCCGGGGTGATCTCGTTGCGGAACGACTTGCCGACCTGCGCGATGCCGAACGGCGGCTTCTTGCGCGCGGCGGTCGCCACGTTGTTGTAGTTCACGAAGATGCCCTGGGCGGTCTCCGGGCGCAGGTAGTGCAGGCCGTCGGCGCTCTCGGTGGGCCCGAGGTACGTCTTCATGAGCCCGTTGAACATCTTGGGCTCGGTGAACGTCCCCTTGTTGCCGCAGTTGGGGCAGTTGAGCTCGCTCAGCGAAGCGGGGGCCGAGCCGTGCTTGGCCTCCCACGCCTCCTCGAGGTGGTCGGCGCGGAAGCGCTTGTGGCACGACTGGCACTCGGTCAGCGGGTCGACGAACGCGTCGAGGTGGCCGGAGGCCGCCCACACGTCGCGGGCCAGGATGACGGCGGAGTCGAGGCCGACGATGTCGTCGCGCTGCTGCACCATGGTGCGCCACCACTGCCGGCGGACGTTCTCCTTCAGCTCCACGCCGAGGGGGCCGTAGTCCCACGCCGAACGGGTGCCTCCGTAGATCTCGCTGGAGGGGAAGACGAGGCCGCGGCGCTTGGCCAGGCTGACGACGGCGTCGATACGGTCGACGGGCATGTTCCTCCTACGCCGGCTGGTTGTCGGCGGGGACTATAGGGATGCGGACAAAATCAGGAGATTACTCCTCGACGCGGCACACCTCGAACCCGCCCGTCCGGCGGTTCTGCGCGAGGTACGCCCGCAGCCGGGCGGTGGAGCCGTCGGCGTACGTGACGTCGACCGGCGCCGACATCTGCACGAGCTCCACGTCGCCCACGTCGAAGCTGGCGATCGGCTCCCCGGCGGAGACCTGGCTGGTGAACTCCGCCTCGGTCTCGTTGTCCCTGGTCTGCTGGCACAACATGTCGTACGCCTCGCCGTAGCGCTTGTCGCGCACCGCGTCGAGGTAGTCGCTGACGACCACGTCGGCCTGCTCGTTGAGGGCCCGGGTGGCGACCGTGGTGAGCCCGATGAACGCGGCCAGCCCGCCGCCGAGCACGAGGACGAGCACCAGCGCCCCCAGGCCGAGCCCCAGCCCGACGCGGCGGCCGCGACCCTCCACCGGCGGCGCGGGGAACGGCGGGACCACACCCGGCCCGGACGGCGGCTCCGGCACGGGAGGCGGTCCCTGCTGCTGCGGCGGGGGCGCACCCAGGGTGGTCATGCGATCAAGCGTACGGCTCAGCGCCAGGGCTCGGCGGCCCGGTCGCTGGCCCGGGCCTCCACCTGCGCGCCGGGCGCGGCGCTCGCGAGCGTCTCGAACGCCGAGGGCTCGTCGAGGGACTCCGACAGCAGCGGGGTGGCGTGGACCTTCACGTCGAACCCGCCGAGCGCCCGGCGGTAGGCTCCGACGGACTCCCATTCGGTGACCAGGGTCCAGTAGGCGGGGTCGTCCAGCGCGCGGGTCAGGCGCCCGGAGCGGTATCCGGCGCTCGCGGCGAGGGCGGTCAGGGCGGCGTGCGCCCGTTCGACGAACGAGTCCTGCATGTCGGGCGGGACGACGAAGCGGTTCAGCACCAGCATGACCTGAGCCTACGTACCGCGAGGAGCCCGACGTGACCCCGTCCCCGCCCGAGAACCTCCTGCGCCGGCTGGCCGGCGTGAACCCGACGACGGCGTTCATCGCCGCGCTGGTGGTGTTCCTCGCGGGCCTGTTCCTGCCCGGCATCGTGGGCGCCGCGCTGCTGTTCCTGCTCGGCGTGGCCCTGACGGCGCTGACCTTCACCACG carries:
- a CDS encoding XdhC family protein is translated as MQTEQSPRHLVAVFESPVAEALLRLGLDVGFRCTLVEPDPTRLQGSPKPHGDTFVGDLSAAGVTEHTDIVLTDHDRPEIGPVLQEALASGARWIGIVGNPHKEGPHIAALRELGVPDEEIARVHRPVGLNIGSRTAAEIAVATLAGLIADRNDRPGGFEF
- a CDS encoding glycine--tRNA ligase — encoded protein: MPVDRIDAVVSLAKRRGLVFPSSEIYGGTRSAWDYGPLGVELKENVRRQWWRTMVQQRDDIVGLDSAVILARDVWAASGHLDAFVDPLTECQSCHKRFRADHLEEAWEAKHGSAPASLSELNCPNCGNKGTFTEPKMFNGLMKTYLGPTESADGLHYLRPETAQGIFVNYNNVATAARKKPPFGIAQVGKSFRNEITPGNFIFRTREFEQMEMEFFVEPGTDETWHEYWLEQRWNWYRDLGLAEQNLRFFEHPKEKLSHYSKRTVDIEYRFRFGGTEFAELEGIANRTDFDLSTHSKHSGVDLSFFDQEKQERWVPYVIEPAAGLTRAVLAFLLEAYDEDEAPNTKGGVDKRTVMRFDPRLAPIKVAVLPLSRNPELSPKARGLADTLRKRWMVEFDDSQAIGRRYRRQDEIGTPFCVTVDFDTLTDDAVTVRDRDTMKQERVGLAQIEDYLIKRLPGC
- the dusB gene encoding tRNA dihydrouridine synthase DusB, translated to MLDGVTLALSAKPLTLGSHQVWPPVVLAPMAGITNVAFRKLCREQGGGVYVCEMITTRALVERIPKTLKMIQFGPDEDFRSLQLYGVDPDVTAAAVRMVAEENLADHVDLNFGCPVPKVTRRGGGSALPWRRKLFGRIVKQAVEAAAPAGIPLTVKMRKGIDDDHLTYVEAGLIAQEAGVAAVALHARTAEQRYSGTADWDAIATLKQALDVPVLGNGDIWEASDALRMVAHTGVDGVVVGRGCLGRPWLFKDLQAAFNGVESQELPTLGEVAAIMSRHAHLLVEALEDEKHGCADFRKHVAWYLKGFPVGGDLRRALAMVSSLAELDDLLGKLDGDLPFPHESLGQPRGRINAPGKVSLPYGWLDSRDDDTVPEGAEMENSGG
- a CDS encoding DUF6703 family protein, yielding MTPSPPENLLRRLAGVNPTTAFIAALVVFLAGLFLPGIVGAALLFLLGVALTALTFTTWPVQTPALRTVRLILLTLLFATAVAKAL
- a CDS encoding antibiotic biosynthesis monooxygenase family protein, which produces MLVLNRFVVPPDMQDSFVERAHAALTALAASAGYRSGRLTRALDDPAYWTLVTEWESVGAYRRALGGFDVKVHATPLLSESLDEPSAFETLASAAPGAQVEARASDRAAEPWR